The Candidatus Manganitrophaceae bacterium genome segment CCCACTCGTCGGTCCCACTCTCCTGCGGCGTCCAGCTGCGGCCGCCGTCGCCACTGTGGAGAATCGTCCCGGTCTCCCCGGCGATCCAGCCATGTTGATTATCACTGAAGTGGACCCGGAAGTAGCGATCGGTAAAGCCGTTGATCTGCGTCTCCCACCGCCGGCCGCCGTCGCCGGTGTGGACGATGACCCCGCCCCAGCCGACCAGCCAGCCGTGTTGGGGATCGGCGAACGACATCCCTTCAAAGGTCTTGTTGACCCCGGCATCGACCTTCTCCCAGGTCGCCCCGCCATTTTCGGTCTTGAGCACCGTTCCCGATCCGCCGGCGATCCAGCCGATCTGGGGGGAGAGAAACTGAACATTGAGAAGGAGATGCTCGGTATGGCTCTGCTGCGGCTCCCAGCGGCGCCCGCCGTCGATCGTCCGGAGGATGATCCCCTCGCGGCCGACCACCCAGCCGCGGAGCGGATCAATGAAAAAGACTCCCTCTAAAGGATTCGCCGTCCCGCTTTTCTGCGGCGTCCAGTTTTTCCCGCCGTCTTGCGTCTGAAGGATGATCCCTCCCCAGCCGACCGCCCATCCCCGTTGTGGATCGATGAAAAAGACCTCTAAAATCGGTCCGGCGCTCGGTCCGGAGACACCGCTCTTCTGCTCCTCCCAGTGCTTCCCTCCGTCCGCAGTATGGAGAATCGTTCCGCTGTTTCCAACGACCCAGCCGTTCATCACATCGATAAAACGGACGTTCCAGAGCCAAACGCCGTTCGCCGGCCGCTGCACTTCCCAGTGCTTTCCTCCGTCGGCGGTGTGGATGACCTTCCCGGTCCAGCTGACCGCCCAGCCCTGGAGCCGCTCGGGAAAATGGACGGAGAAGAAGCGCTCCCCTCTTTCCTTATATTGAGCCCGCCAGTGCGCCCCGCCATCAACCGTGTGGAGAATGGCGCCGTCGCCGCCTGAAGCCCAGCCTTCATTGGCGGAGACGAAGCAGGCCGACCAGAGGCCGTTTGAGTTGACCTCTCCCTGCTGGACCGACCATCCCTCGGCCGCCGACCCCACCGGCCGGAGGAAAAAGAGAAGCCCGAAGAAGGAAATCAGACTCAGCCGTCGCAAGAGGAGAAGTGGGGCCCAGATGGTTGACCTTTTTGATTTCATTGTGCTATCTAAAGGGTAGTCGGGTCTATGCAAACCAAGAGTTCCAACAGAGGGTTTTTACGGCCCGATTATTCCATATTCGAGGAAGAAATGCAAAATCGCTTTCGGTTCGCTCTGATTCTATTCATCCTTTTTATTTCATTTCCACTCTATGCCGAGGAAAGCTCACCCCAATCGATCCGCCAGCTCTCCAATGAGGTTTATCGGCTCTCTCAGGAGATGATTTTTCACGGCAGCGAGGGTCATGCGCATGAAATCGTCTCCCATGGTCAAGAGATGATCCAGCGGACCGAAGCGCTCATTAAAGAGGTGGAATCGAACCCGGCGCCGGAGATCAAGAAGCGAAGGGGAAAGCTGCTGACCGCGCTGAAGGCGACATTGAAGGAGACGAAAGAGGCGGTCCGTCTCGGGGAACAAGAGAAAACCGGACCGGCGGTCGAGGCCGCGCGCAAGGCCTCCTTCCGCGCCAAACAGATCCGCCAACAGATCCAGACCCTTCCCTGAACCAACCCTGCCGTTCTGGTCGCAAGTCGGACAAATTTGTCGATGTTCGTCTCTCTTTTTTTGTGACCACAACCTTCTCAGAATTATAAAACCCTTTATAAATGCATCCCCCGTCGCTTCTCTTCCGTTCGTCGGTCCCGGCACGGTTGTTGCTCTATATCAACTGAAGTGAACGACGATGTCCTGTAAGGCAATGGCGCCTGGAGGTTTCACCCCCAGGCGCCATTTTATTTTGGAGAGGATGTTTGATGAGACGGGAAGGGATTCTCCCCCCCAAATTTGCAGACAAATTTTTTCGGATCGACTTTGAGGCGGCGCCGCTGCCGGTCCTCTGCCTCTATCCGATTCCCCCCTCGCTTCAGCTGGAAGAGGTGGCGCTCGCCCTCTGCGGGCTGGAGCAGCATCCCCGACGGATCGCGTGGCCGATGCTGCAGGAGGTTCCCCGCGTCAAGCTGAAGGTTCCGATGATCTGTCAGATCTTCAATTGGTCGGAGCCGGTCGAGTGGGAGGGAATCCGTCTGGTCGACCTCCTCGATCACTTCAAAATCGACACCCACCCCGACGGCTACTTCGCCTTCCACTCCCGCGACCGGGTCTTCTTCGAGGGGCTCTCACGGGATGAGGCACGGGACCCGCGCGTCCTGCTGGCGTATGGATTGAACGGCGCGCCGTTGCCGGAAGCTCACGGCGGACCGCTTCGTCTGGTGGTTCCGTTTCTACAAGGCTACAAAAGTGTGAAGTGGGTCGAGACGATCCATGCCTTCCGGCACGACCCGGTCGGGATCAAGCGGCTCCTCGGTCAAAGCCCGACCGGGAGGCTGAACGACCAATGGAAAGATCGATACCAGATCGCCCTTCCCGTCGGCAAGGCGGGCGATCCCCCTTTGATTGGAGCTTCTACCGCAGCGACGGTTTCAACCCCTCCCGCCGCTCCGGTCTCCTCGCCGGTGGTCGGGGAGATTCAGCCGAACGATCCGGAGCGGCGGGTTCCACCCAAGACGACCCTCAAAGAGGTGATCGCCTTCGTCCGCCCCACGCGGCACATCGCCACCCGCCAGGCGCTCGAGGCGGCGGGGGTCTTCTCCTACACGACATCGACCGTCCTCGGCCGAAGCCGTCAGCGGGGCCTTCGTTTCGGCTCGACTGAAAAGGAGGGGGCGGTGATTAAGTTTCTGCCCAAGCAATATTTCTCCATTGTGGTCGACGACGTGCGCCTCCCCTCGGTGATCGCCGCATTGATGAAGGCGAACCGGACCGGATCGGGCGCCTACGGAGACGGCAAGATTTTCGTGGTCGACATTGAAGACGCCGTTCGAATCAGCAGCGGCGAACATGGCGGGATGGCGATTTAAATGCGGAGCACCGACTTCAGACGGCGGAGTACAAAAGAAGGAGGGTTTAAACCTTGAAGCTGATTCGCGCGATCATCCGGCCGGAGCGGGAAGAGGCGGTCCTCTCAAATCTGGAAGCGGCGGGGCTGTATGCCATCACGAAGATGCCGGTGACCGGGCGGGGCCGACAACGGGGCATCCAGGTCGGACCGGTCCGCTACGACAGCCTCGCCAAGGTGATGCTTCTCCTGGTCGTGGAGGAAAACGCTTATCCAAAGGCGCTCGCTGCCATTGAAAAGGGAGCCGAGACCGGACATCCGGGAGATGGGAAGATCTTTGCCCAGGAGGTCTCGGAGGTTCACACGATTCGGACCGGCAAGAAATCAACCGGCAAGCAATCAATGGAGGAACCCGTTCAATGAAAGAGATGATGAAGGCGATTCGAAGCGGCCATCCTCCCACACTCTTCTCTGCCTTCTTGCATTTTGACGTCAGCTTCATGGTTTGGGTCCTCATCGGCGCCCTCGGCATCTATATCGCCCGGGACCTCCATCTAACCACGGTGGAGAAGGGATGGATCGTCTCGATCCCCCTCCTCGGCGGCGCCTTCTTTCGAATCATCCTCGGTTTCCTGGTCGACCGGTTCGGCCCCAAGAAAATCGGCATGCTGAGCCTCTCGATCGCGCTCCTTCCCCTGGTGTGGGGATGGAAGGGGGCGACCTCGTTGAATGAGTTGATGGGCGTCGGATTTCTCCTCGGGATTGCCGGGGCCAGTTTCGCCGTCGCCCTCCCCCTGGCCAGCCGCGCCTATCCTCGGGAGTACCAGGGGATCGCGATGGGAATCGCAGGCGCCGGCAACAGCGGGACGATGATCGCCGTTTTAATCGCGCCGCTCCTGGCCGAGTCGCTCGGATGGCATGCCGTCTTCGGCCTGGCGATGCTTCCGGTGGTCGGGACCCTCGCCTGCTTCACCCTCCTCGTCCGGGAGCCGGCGGAGCGCCCGGCCCCGCGCCCGCTGTCGGCTTATCTCGCCTTGCTCAAGCAGGCCGACCTCTGGTGGTTTAACCTCTATTACAGTGTGACATTCGGCGGCTTCGTCGGCCTAGCCAGCTTCTTCGGCCTCTTCTTCCACGACCGGTATGGCCTTTCGCCGGTGGCGGCCGGAGCGATCACCGCCCTTTGTGTCTTCGGCGGCAGCTTCTTTCGGCCGGTCGGCGGTCACCTCGCCGATCGGATCGGAGGGAGAAAGCTCTTGACGGGACTTTATTTAATCATCGGGCTCCTCTTCGCCACCGTTGCTTCCCTTCCACCGGTGGTGATTGCCGTCTCCCTCCTCTTCTGCTGCATGGCCGCCCTAGGGATGGGAAATGGCGCCATCTTCCAACAGGTGCCGCAACGATTCCAGGAGGAGATCGGTTTGGTTTCCGGAATCGTCGGGGCTGCGGGAGGGATCGGCGGTTTTTTTCTTCCGCCGCTTCTCACCAAGATGAAAGCGCTAACCGACTCCTATGCAGGGGGATTTTTGCTCTTCGGGTTGATGGCCCTCTTCTGCTTCGCCACTCTCTTCTTGAGTCGGAAACGGATCGAGGCGCAGCAGCCCAATCCGATCCCCGCTCCGGAAGAGGGAGAGGGACGGATTCGAATGGAGGTGGTCTTTGGCGGATAAACCGACATTCGGTCTCGAAATGGGAGCGGCCGCTTGTCGTCTGGTCGTCATCGGCAATGGGATGGCGGGGATCGCGGCGGTGGAAGCCGTCTTGAAAGCGGGCGTCCCTTTCTCGATCACCCTTTTCGGTGATGAGCCGCAGACCCACTACAACCGGATTCTCCTCTCCGATTTTCTGGCGGGAAAAACCGAGCAGGAGCGCCTCTTCACCCGCCCGAAGCATTGGTATACCGAGCGGGGGATTGAGGCGAAACTCGGAGTCTCGGTCACCGCCATCGATCCGACAGTGAAGGAGGTCACCGACGCGAACGGCGACCGCACCCCCTACGATGCGCTCCTCATCGCCGCCGGCGGTCTCCCCTTCATCCCGCCCATTTCAGGACGGGAAAAGAACGGGGTTTTTGTCTTTCGGACCCTCCAAGACACCGAGCAGATCCTCGCGGCCGCCCGCTCCTGTCGTCGCGCGGTGGTGATCGGCGGCGGACTCCTCGGCCTTGAGGCGGCGCGCGGTTTGCTCAACCATGGCCTGTCGGTGACCCTGCTCCATCTGGCCGACCGCCTGATGGAGCAGCAGCTCGATCCGGCGGGGGCTTCCCTTCTGAAACGCGAGATCGAGGGAATGGGAATCCGCGTCCTGCTGGGATCGACCGCCGAGGCATTTCTAGGAGACGAGCGTGTGGAGGGGGTCCGGTTGACGACCGGAGAGACCCTCCCCACGGAGATGGTCGTCCTCTGTACGGGGATCCGACCGAACCTGGCCTTGGCGCATCAAATCGGCCTCAAAACCAATCGAGGGATCCTGGTAGATGATCGGATGGAGACAAGCCAGCCTGGAATCTTTGCGGTCGGCGACGTCATCGAGCATCGCGGAAAGACATACGGGCTAATCGCCCCGCTGCGGGAGCAGGCCGAGACCCTGGCCGATGTCCTCGCCGGGAAGGACCAGCGGCGCTACACGGGAACCGTCTGTCCGACGATTCTCAAGGTCGCCGGCATTCATCTGACCTCGATCGGCGACTTCCTCGGCAGCGCAGGAATGGAAGAGACCGTCTTCCTCGACACCGAAAAAGGGATTTACAAGAAGTGTGTCTTCCGGCAGAACCGGCTGGTCGGCGCGATTCTTTTGGGCGACAACAAAGACGGGCCACGGCTCTTTAATCTGATCCAAAAGGGAGCAGATGTTTCCGCGATGAAAGGATCGCTCCTCGGAAATGTCTCACTGGAAGGGAGCTCTGTAACAAGCGGCGTCGCTGCGTTGGCCGAGACGGACCTCGTCTGCAATTGCAACAACGTCACGAAGGGAGCGATCCTCTCGGTCATCCGCGAAAAGGGGATCACGACGCGGGACGACATTGCCGCCGCCACACAAGCGACGACTGGCTGCGGAAGCTGCACGCAGATCGTCGACGATCTGCTGGCGGAAGCGGCTCAACAACCGACGCCTGTCGCCGTAAAGAAACCGGCCGGAGAGAAGATGCCGGACAAAAGCGGGCCGTCGGCGCTCAAAACACTCGACCTGGAGAAGATCAAGCAGGAGGGGCTGGGAATCGACTTCGCCCGGCTGCGGGAGGAGGGGAGTCGCGCGCTGACCGCCGAGGATTACTATCGCCTCAAAACCTACGGCATCTGCAGCCAGAAACATCCCGGCTATTTCATGCTCCGGACGCGGATCCCGGGGGGGAGTGTCACCTATCCTCAGGTGATGGCGTTGGCCGATCTGGCGGAGACGCACGGACGGGGATGGGGACACTTGACCGTCCGACAAGACCTGGAGCTGCATTGGGTCCGAGTCGAGGAGTCGCTGGAGATCTTCGAGAAGCTGGAAGCGATCGGGCTGACGACCCGCTCCGCCTGCGGCCACACGCTCCGAAACGTCATGGCCTGCGCCCATGGGGAGATTGCGCCCGACGGACTGTTCGACGTCCGGCCTTGGGCGAAGCGCATCACCGATTATTTTGTAAAGCGATCCGATCTGATTAATCCGAACATGCCGAACCGTCTGAATGTCTATTTCGCCGGGTGCAGCGACTGCGCCCCCGATGCGGCGATTAATGACATCGGGTTCGTCGCGGTGGATCGCCTGACAGACGACGGCCGACGTGCCTTCGGTTTTGAACTCTGGGTCGGGGGGAGCTTGGGGGCACACCCGATGCTGGGCTTTAAGCTGAAGGAGTTCGTCTCCCTTGCGGATGCGCTGCCGGCCTGTCAGGCGATCTTTGCGATTCATATGAAATTCGGAAATCGAAACAAGGCAAAATCGCGTCTGAAATACTTGATCGAGCAATGGGGACAGCCGCGGTTTGCCGACCTGTTTGAGAAGGTCTTCCTGGAGAAGAGAAACCTTCCTGAGAACAGAGAAGCCCTTCTCCCCGCGCCGACCGACCGGGAACCTCGTCCAGCGCTCCTGCGCCGGCTCGGAAATGCCGTGCTGCCGTCGACACGCGCCCTGCTTTCCCCCGGCGCCATCCCGCAGCGGCAGCACGGCTATGCGCGGCTGACGATCGCCGTCCCCTTGGGAGAGATCCGGGCGGCGCAGCTCCGCGCCGTCGGAAAAATTTCAAAGTGGTATGGCAATGGGCAGATCCACTTCACAAAGGAGCAGGAGGTCGCGCTGCACTGGATCCCGATGCGGGTTCTCAATCGCGTCGTCCGGGCGCTTGGACGGGTCGGGCTCTCGTTGAAGGGGGGAGGAAGCCGGCTGCTCGCCTGTCCCGGCACCGAGTTCTGCACCCTGGCCGTCACCAACGCCCAAGGATCGGCGCGCGATCTCCTCAAACACTTTCAGCCGGAAGCGTCGGAGAAAGATGCGCTCTGGCGATCGATCTCCGTCCACCTCTCCGGTTGTCCCAACAGCTGCGTGAAGCACCAGGTCGCCGACATCGGGCTCGCCGGGACGATGACGCCGGTGGGGGATCTGCGGCGCTTTTCTTACCAACTCTTTTTGGGCGGCAAGGTGGAGGGAGGGGTTCGGCTGGGGGTAATGGTTCGGAAAGGGATCACCGAGGAAGCGGTTGTTCCGACGGTCGATGCTCTCCTCGACCTCATCCTTGAGAACCGTCTTTCCGGTGAAACGTTCCAAGAAACGGTCGTCCGGTTGGGAACCGATACGGTCGCCGCCCTTCTTGAGAAAAAGATCGCCCCGCTTACGCCGGCGGCGCCGGAGGCGCTGAAGATGATTCCCGATCTCATTCAGGTTTAACGGGAGGGGGCCAGATGAAACTGATTCAAGCGCTGATCCGACCGGAAAAGGAAGGGGAGGTGATCGCCGGGCTCGAGAAGTCGGGCATTTATCCTTTTACTCGGCAGATGGTCTTTGGAAGGGGACGGCAGCGGGGGATTCAGGTCGGGCCGGTCCGTTATGAAGAACTGTCGAAAGTCTGGCTGATGATCGCCGTCGAGGAAGAGGAGATCGATCGGGCGGTTGAAACGATCAAGATCGCGGCCCGGACCGGGAACCCCGGCGACGGGAAGATCTTCATCTCTTCGCTCTCCGAGTCCCGGGCGATATGGATACAGGAGAAATCTGAAATCTGATATCAATCGGAGATCGGCCCAGAGATCGGTGTAAAAGCGTGTTTGCTACTTCGGCCCCTGCGGAACGAATTTTAGGACCTCTCCTGCATAATCGACCAGGTAGAGCTCCCGCGCCGCATCTTCGCCGAACGAGCTGATCCGCCGCTTGGTATCGAGGAGAAGCTGCTGCTCGATCACCTTCTTCCCGTCATACCGAAGCATCCAGACCCGGCCGCTCCCGAAATCGCCATAAAGATAGGCGCCGGCCAAGAAAGGGATCGCGCTTCCCCGATAGACATAACCTCCGATGACCGTAATCCCGTCGGAGCGGGGATAATCGAGAATCGGCGGCTCAAACCGGCTCTTGTCGCAGACCGGGTTGACCCCCGGCGTGCAGATCGTTCCCTCCATCACGTTCCAGCCGTAATTCCCCCCCTTGTGGACAACATCGATCTCTTCTCGGTCGTCTTGACCGACATCACCGACATAAAGCAGGCCGGTCGTCGGATCGAAAGAGAATCGCCATGGGTTTCGAAGCCCATAGGCCCAGACCTCCGGGGCGGCGCTCGATTGGCTGACGAAAGGATTGTCCGGGGGGATGCCGTACCCTTTTCCCACCGTTTGCGAATCGACATCGATTCGGAGCATCTTCCCAAGCAGGGCTCCGAGGTTCTGGCCGTTCCCCCGCGGATCATTCGCCGCGCCGCCGTCTCCCATCCCAATGTAGAGTTTGCCGTCGGAGCCGAAGACGATATTCCCCCCATTGTGATTTGCAAACGGCTGCGGGATCGTCAGAAGAATCCGCTCACGCTTCGGGTCGGCCTCCGTCAAAGGATCGCCGGCCTTGAACTCGGAGATCACGGTGTGAAGCCCCCCTTCGGGAGAGGTGTAATTGACGAAGAGGCGCCGGTTCTCCGAAAACTTCGGATGAAACGCAAGCCCGAGCAGCCCCTTCTCCCCCCCGGCCGTCACACGGTCCCGGATGTCGAGAAAAGGTCTCTCCAGAATCGCCCCCTTCTCCCATACCCGAATTGTCCCCCCCTGCTCGACAATGAAAAGCCGCCCGCTCCCGTCGACCGCCGGAAACAACCCAAGCGGCTGACTCAGCCCCTTCGCAATCGATTCTAACCGAACCGCGGGCGCGGCCGAACCCCCTTTGGGCGCCGAGGTCGCTTCATGGTCACAGGAGAAGAGCAGGGCCGCGAGCAAGCATGATGTGGATAGCAGACGATGCAGACGATATCGCATAAAGAAAACCCTCCGATCGATAAACCAAGCCTATGAAAAGAGTGAGCGCCTAGGCAGCCTCTGTATGGGACCTGGTGATTTGATGTTACTCAAACTTTTTATCGGTCTCTCGGATCGCTACCGAAGGCCAGAAAAAAGCCGGACGAAGTCGGACTCCGTCCGGGACATCACCCGCTCAATTTCTTCCGCCAGCTCTTTCCTTCCCCGCTCCCAATCCCGCTCGCCATACCCCATCCGCCGCGCCAGAAAGGTAAATTCTTCCGAATCAAGATCGGGGAGCAGAAGGTCCTTCGCGTTCCCCCGAACCATCCGAAGGGCATCAATCAGCGCCCGAAGAAAGAGATAGGCCTCACGCAGATCGGTCCAGATCTCCTTTGATAAAATCCTCAATCGGTACAGTGCGTCGAGCGCCTCCGACGTCCGGGGGGTCCGAAGCGCCGGCTTCCGATCACCGTTCAGGATCTGCAGATACTGGACCGCATACTCAATATCCAGAAGCCCCCCCGCGCTGTATTTCACATTGACCCGTCCCGCCGGAACCAGCTCGCGCCGCTGCCGCTCTCTCAACGCCAGCGCGCCCGCCAGATCCCACGGCGCGCCGCTGTAGACAAACCGGTCGCGATGGGCCTCCACCGCCCGCCCCAGCCGCTCCTCCCCCGCGATCCACCGGAGCTTAATCAGCGCCTGGCGCTCGAAAGGGGCCGCCTCGCCGCCGGCGGCATAATAGGCGGTCAGCTGCGCCAGCGGGTTGGCCAAGACCCCCGCCGTTCCATGCGGCCGCAGCCGGGTGTCGATGTGGAAGATCCCTTCCTCTTTCGCTTCGACGAAGTGGACGATCTCCTGTCCGAGTTTATCGAAGTAGCTCCGGTTTTCAATCGGCTCCGCTCCGTCGGTCTGACCCGGCCCGGCGTAGACGAAGAGGAGCTCGATGTCCGAGGCATACCCGAGCTCCGCCCCTCCCAATTTTCCGAGCCCGCAGATCGCGAAGGCGCAGCGCGATCGATCTTCCAGTCGCGGGACACCGAATGGTCGACCGAGATGCGCCTGGCAGAGGCGGTAGGCCTCGTCAAGGATCATCTCGGCCAGGTCGGTCAGCGCCTGCGAGAAATCGGCCCGGCTTCGGGGGGGATCGAGCAGGTGCCGCATGTCGATTCGGAAGAGCTCTCGATCTTTGTAGGCATTCACCGCTTCCTTCTGTGCCTCCCAGGTCGTCGCCTTCCGAAGCGCCCGGCGAAGCTCACGGCGGATCGTCTCCTTTCCGATCTGAAGCGGCTTCTTTTTATAATTTTCAAGGAGCGGCAGAAGGTGCTCCAGTTGGATCCGGAGAAAATCGTCCCAGAGAAAGTCGGAGGTCCCGAAGAGCCGCGCCAAAAGATGGAGGGTCTCCCGCTTTTTTAAAAAAGCGACCAGCGAACGGGAGTGCCCCTTCTCCAAGATCTTATCGAGGAGCTGATCGAAGTGGGCCATCGCCTTCGCCGGATCGGGGGAGCGGACAAGAAAATAGGTAAATTGTTTGATCAATACGGCCGAGATCCGGAGCGCCTTCTTCTCCCGCGCATCGACCACCTTCTTTCCGCGGCGGTCGGAGATAAAGAGGCGGTCTTCCACCTCCGCGCCGGCGTTCTGGATTCGGACTTTATGGATATAAATGCCGCGAAGCGAAAGGGCATTCGAAAAGGCGTAAAGAAAGCCGGGGGTGTCCTTGCCGTTGATGTCCAGAATCGTCCAGCGGGCGGAGCGTCGGTTGTCGAACCGGACGCGAAGCGGCTGCAGCAGCCCCCCGGGCGGCCGCATCGCCTG includes the following:
- a CDS encoding molybdopterin-dependent oxidoreductase → MRREGILPPKFADKFFRIDFEAAPLPVLCLYPIPPSLQLEEVALALCGLEQHPRRIAWPMLQEVPRVKLKVPMICQIFNWSEPVEWEGIRLVDLLDHFKIDTHPDGYFAFHSRDRVFFEGLSRDEARDPRVLLAYGLNGAPLPEAHGGPLRLVVPFLQGYKSVKWVETIHAFRHDPVGIKRLLGQSPTGRLNDQWKDRYQIALPVGKAGDPPLIGASTAATVSTPPAAPVSSPVVGEIQPNDPERRVPPKTTLKEVIAFVRPTRHIATRQALEAAGVFSYTTSTVLGRSRQRGLRFGSTEKEGAVIKFLPKQYFSIVVDDVRLPSVIAALMKANRTGSGAYGDGKIFVVDIEDAVRISSGEHGGMAI
- a CDS encoding P-II family nitrogen regulator; translated protein: MKLIRAIIRPEREEAVLSNLEAAGLYAITKMPVTGRGRQRGIQVGPVRYDSLAKVMLLLVVEENAYPKALAAIEKGAETGHPGDGKIFAQEVSEVHTIRTGKKSTGKQSMEEPVQ
- a CDS encoding NarK/NasA family nitrate transporter, translated to MKEMMKAIRSGHPPTLFSAFLHFDVSFMVWVLIGALGIYIARDLHLTTVEKGWIVSIPLLGGAFFRIILGFLVDRFGPKKIGMLSLSIALLPLVWGWKGATSLNELMGVGFLLGIAGASFAVALPLASRAYPREYQGIAMGIAGAGNSGTMIAVLIAPLLAESLGWHAVFGLAMLPVVGTLACFTLLVREPAERPAPRPLSAYLALLKQADLWWFNLYYSVTFGGFVGLASFFGLFFHDRYGLSPVAAGAITALCVFGGSFFRPVGGHLADRIGGRKLLTGLYLIIGLLFATVASLPPVVIAVSLLFCCMAALGMGNGAIFQQVPQRFQEEIGLVSGIVGAAGGIGGFFLPPLLTKMKALTDSYAGGFLLFGLMALFCFATLFLSRKRIEAQQPNPIPAPEEGEGRIRMEVVFGG
- a CDS encoding FAD-dependent oxidoreductase, giving the protein MADKPTFGLEMGAAACRLVVIGNGMAGIAAVEAVLKAGVPFSITLFGDEPQTHYNRILLSDFLAGKTEQERLFTRPKHWYTERGIEAKLGVSVTAIDPTVKEVTDANGDRTPYDALLIAAGGLPFIPPISGREKNGVFVFRTLQDTEQILAAARSCRRAVVIGGGLLGLEAARGLLNHGLSVTLLHLADRLMEQQLDPAGASLLKREIEGMGIRVLLGSTAEAFLGDERVEGVRLTTGETLPTEMVVLCTGIRPNLALAHQIGLKTNRGILVDDRMETSQPGIFAVGDVIEHRGKTYGLIAPLREQAETLADVLAGKDQRRYTGTVCPTILKVAGIHLTSIGDFLGSAGMEETVFLDTEKGIYKKCVFRQNRLVGAILLGDNKDGPRLFNLIQKGADVSAMKGSLLGNVSLEGSSVTSGVAALAETDLVCNCNNVTKGAILSVIREKGITTRDDIAAATQATTGCGSCTQIVDDLLAEAAQQPTPVAVKKPAGEKMPDKSGPSALKTLDLEKIKQEGLGIDFARLREEGSRALTAEDYYRLKTYGICSQKHPGYFMLRTRIPGGSVTYPQVMALADLAETHGRGWGHLTVRQDLELHWVRVEESLEIFEKLEAIGLTTRSACGHTLRNVMACAHGEIAPDGLFDVRPWAKRITDYFVKRSDLINPNMPNRLNVYFAGCSDCAPDAAINDIGFVAVDRLTDDGRRAFGFELWVGGSLGAHPMLGFKLKEFVSLADALPACQAIFAIHMKFGNRNKAKSRLKYLIEQWGQPRFADLFEKVFLEKRNLPENREALLPAPTDREPRPALLRRLGNAVLPSTRALLSPGAIPQRQHGYARLTIAVPLGEIRAAQLRAVGKISKWYGNGQIHFTKEQEVALHWIPMRVLNRVVRALGRVGLSLKGGGSRLLACPGTEFCTLAVTNAQGSARDLLKHFQPEASEKDALWRSISVHLSGCPNSCVKHQVADIGLAGTMTPVGDLRRFSYQLFLGGKVEGGVRLGVMVRKGITEEAVVPTVDALLDLILENRLSGETFQETVVRLGTDTVAALLEKKIAPLTPAAPEALKMIPDLIQV
- a CDS encoding P-II family nitrogen regulator, producing MKLIQALIRPEKEGEVIAGLEKSGIYPFTRQMVFGRGRQRGIQVGPVRYEELSKVWLMIAVEEEEIDRAVETIKIAARTGNPGDGKIFISSLSESRAIWIQEKSEI
- a CDS encoding PQQ-dependent sugar dehydrogenase; its protein translation is MRYRLHRLLSTSCLLAALLFSCDHEATSAPKGGSAAPAVRLESIAKGLSQPLGLFPAVDGSGRLFIVEQGGTIRVWEKGAILERPFLDIRDRVTAGGEKGLLGLAFHPKFSENRRLFVNYTSPEGGLHTVISEFKAGDPLTEADPKRERILLTIPQPFANHNGGNIVFGSDGKLYIGMGDGGAANDPRGNGQNLGALLGKMLRIDVDSQTVGKGYGIPPDNPFVSQSSAAPEVWAYGLRNPWRFSFDPTTGLLYVGDVGQDDREEIDVVHKGGNYGWNVMEGTICTPGVNPVCDKSRFEPPILDYPRSDGITVIGGYVYRGSAIPFLAGAYLYGDFGSGRVWMLRYDGKKVIEQQLLLDTKRRISSFGEDAARELYLVDYAGEVLKFVPQGPK